One stretch of candidate division KSB1 bacterium DNA includes these proteins:
- a CDS encoding T9SS type A sorting domain-containing protein, with protein sequence MSKGRVQLAVVGLVVLSFTLAYAQALERPNVIWARATSEPIVLDGRLDEVSWQKAESVRLQYGKSSGLIPGSGWKDESGVKPSDPLDATLKFLVSGNYLYMAAVVKDSSVGGGLFNQFDGFLMNMRDHSEVDRPAPPFEYFYGWVTEGWADPNTGNVGASPGFFGWASGDRGVWDAVTVVDGVSNDDSTPDRGYVVEFKFNLTPRGYDVTRPEGDIVEFNVSIYDADWHWPHNADKFSGNRTWWCGPWGNASAYDVARIYARPDVTVDSGPVPLVGPEVVIPNGVNYPDPVIDGRLEEAVWAKAPGLEIRYGDEQLRASYPGIGPWRSGQFQPEIAGVRAPVLDPGDATVKWFFKGDMLYLGVDVRDQAVTGMNLYDMWDGIRFIINDRAVMNPDDHNLERRQLTVRVDSLGSLQVMDYLAHMIDSLHMAQAAMALKPNTTVNNPQDIDEGYSFELAIDLKALGYPVGRGDGDLFISATLFDGDAFANPADNYGTRTWWMRESTWPAAPAWAYMDPNAYVPDGEIASALERPNVIWARATSEPIVLDGRLDEVSWQKAESVRLQYGKSSGLIPGSGWKDESGVKPSDPLDATLKFLVSGNYLYMAAVVKDSSVGGGLFNQFDGFLMNMRDHSEVDRPAPPFEYFYGWVTEGWADPNTGNVGASPGFFGWASGDRGVWDAVTVVDGVSNDDSTPDRGYVVEFKFNLTPRGYDVTRPEGDIVEFNVSIYDADWHWPHNADKFSGNRTWWCGPWGNASAYDVARIYARPDVTVDSGPVPLVGPEVVIPNGVNYPDPVIDGRLEEAVWAKAPGLEIRYGDEQLRASYPGIGPWRSGQFQPEIAGVRAPVLDPGDATVKWFFKGDMLYLGVDVRDQAVTGMNLYDMWDGIRFIINDRAVMNPDDHNLERRQLTVRVDSLGSLQVMDYLAHMIDSLHMAQAAMALKPNTTVNNPQDIDEGYSFELAIDLKALGYPVGRGDGDLFISATLFDGDAFANPADNYGTRTWWMRESTWPAAPAWAYMDPNAYVPLRVGVAQRPEENVPRYFAIIGNYPNPFNPSTVIRYALPEDGVVTLKVFDVLGRNVATMPLGLQTAGIKEVSFDATGLSSGMYLYQLQLASRSGHVSVTRTGKMLAVK encoded by the coding sequence ATGAGCAAGGGACGTGTGCAACTGGCAGTCGTAGGTCTGGTGGTGTTGTCCTTTACCTTGGCCTACGCGCAGGCTCTGGAGCGGCCGAATGTGATTTGGGCGCGGGCGACCAGCGAGCCGATTGTGTTGGATGGGCGGTTGGATGAGGTATCGTGGCAGAAGGCGGAGTCGGTGCGGTTGCAGTATGGGAAGAGTTCGGGGTTGATACCTGGCAGTGGGTGGAAGGATGAGAGTGGGGTGAAGCCGAGCGATCCGTTGGATGCGACGTTGAAGTTTTTGGTCTCGGGGAATTACTTGTACATGGCGGCGGTGGTGAAGGACAGTTCGGTGGGGGGAGGGTTGTTCAATCAGTTTGACGGTTTTTTGATGAACATGCGGGATCATTCGGAGGTGGATCGTCCGGCGCCGCCGTTTGAGTATTTTTACGGGTGGGTGACGGAGGGTTGGGCGGATCCGAACACGGGCAATGTGGGGGCGTCGCCTGGGTTTTTCGGGTGGGCGTCGGGCGATCGAGGGGTATGGGATGCGGTGACGGTGGTGGATGGGGTGAGCAACGATGATTCGACGCCGGATAGGGGGTACGTGGTGGAGTTTAAGTTTAACTTGACGCCGCGGGGGTACGATGTGACGCGGCCGGAGGGGGACATTGTGGAGTTCAACGTGTCGATTTACGATGCGGATTGGCACTGGCCGCACAATGCGGACAAGTTTAGCGGGAATCGGACGTGGTGGTGTGGGCCGTGGGGGAATGCGTCGGCCTATGATGTGGCGCGGATATATGCGCGGCCGGATGTGACGGTGGATTCGGGGCCGGTGCCGTTGGTGGGGCCGGAGGTCGTGATTCCCAATGGGGTAAATTATCCGGATCCGGTGATTGACGGGCGGTTGGAGGAGGCGGTGTGGGCGAAAGCGCCGGGTTTGGAGATTCGCTATGGGGATGAGCAATTGCGGGCGTCGTATCCGGGGATAGGGCCGTGGCGGAGTGGTCAGTTTCAGCCGGAGATAGCGGGGGTGCGGGCGCCGGTGTTAGATCCTGGGGATGCGACGGTGAAGTGGTTTTTCAAGGGGGACATGTTGTACCTTGGGGTGGATGTGCGGGATCAGGCGGTGACGGGGATGAATTTGTACGACATGTGGGATGGGATTCGTTTTATCATCAACGATCGTGCGGTGATGAATCCTGATGATCACAACCTGGAGCGGCGGCAGTTGACGGTGCGGGTGGATTCGTTGGGGTCGTTGCAGGTGATGGACTATTTGGCGCACATGATTGATTCGCTGCACATGGCGCAGGCGGCGATGGCGTTGAAGCCGAACACGACGGTGAACAATCCCCAGGACATTGACGAGGGGTACAGTTTTGAGTTGGCCATTGACCTGAAGGCGCTGGGGTACCCGGTGGGTCGTGGTGATGGGGATTTGTTCATCAGTGCGACGTTGTTTGACGGGGATGCCTTTGCCAACCCGGCGGACAACTATGGCACGCGCACCTGGTGGATGCGCGAGAGCACCTGGCCCGCTGCCCCCGCCTGGGCCTACATGGACCCTAATGCCTACGTGCCCGATGGCGAGATTGCCAGTGCTCTGGAGCGGCCGAATGTGATTTGGGCGCGGGCGACCAGCGAGCCGATTGTGTTGGATGGGCGGTTGGATGAGGTATCGTGGCAGAAGGCGGAGTCGGTGCGGTTGCAGTATGGGAAGAGTTCGGGGTTGATACCTGGCAGTGGGTGGAAGGATGAGAGTGGGGTGAAGCCGAGCGATCCGTTGGATGCGACGTTGAAGTTTTTGGTCTCGGGGAATTACTTGTACATGGCGGCGGTGGTGAAGGACAGTTCGGTGGGGGGAGGGTTGTTCAATCAGTTTGACGGTTTTTTGATGAACATGCGGGATCATTCGGAGGTGGATCGTCCGGCGCCGCCGTTTGAGTATTTTTACGGGTGGGTGACGGAGGGTTGGGCGGATCCGAACACGGGCAATGTGGGGGCGTCGCCTGGGTTTTTCGGGTGGGCGTCGGGCGATCGAGGGGTATGGGATGCGGTGACGGTGGTGGATGGGGTGAGCAACGATGATTCGACGCCGGATAGGGGGTACGTGGTGGAGTTTAAGTTTAACTTGACGCCGCGGGGGTACGATGTGACGCGGCCGGAGGGGGACATTGTGGAGTTCAACGTGTCGATTTACGATGCGGATTGGCACTGGCCGCACAATGCGGACAAGTTTAGCGGGAATCGGACGTGGTGGTGTGGGCCGTGGGGGAATGCGTCGGCCTATGATGTGGCGCGGATATATGCGCGGCCGGATGTGACGGTGGATTCGGGGCCGGTGCCGTTGGTGGGGCCGGAGGTCGTGATTCCCAATGGGGTAAATTATCCGGATCCGGTGATTGACGGGCGGTTGGAGGAGGCGGTGTGGGCGAAAGCGCCGGGTTTGGAGATTCGCTATGGGGATGAGCAATTGCGGGCGTCGTATCCGGGGATAGGGCCGTGGCGGAGTGGTCAGTTTCAGCCGGAGATAGCGGGGGTGCGGGCGCCGGTGTTAGATCCTGGGGATGCGACGGTGAAGTGGTTTTTCAAGGGGGACATGTTGTACCTTGGGGTGGATGTGCGGGATCAGGCGGTGACGGGGATGAATTTGTACGACATGTGGGATGGGATTCGTTTTATCATCAACGATCGTGCGGTGATGAATCCTGATGATCACAACCTGGAGCGGCGGCAGTTGACGGTGCGGGTGGATTCGTTGGGGTCGTTGCAGGTGATGGACTATTTGGCGCACATGATTGATTCGCTGCACATGGCGCAGGCGGCGATGGCGTTGAAGCCGAACACGACGGTGAACAATCCCCAGGACATTGACGAGGGGTACAGTTTTGAGTTGGCCATTGACCTGAAGGCGCTGGGGTACCCGGTGGGTCGTGGTGATGGGGATTTGTTCATCAGTGCGACGTTGTTTGACGGGGATGCCTTTGCCAACCCGGCGGACAACTATGGCACGCGCACCTGGTGGATGCGCGAGAGCACCTGGCCCGCTGCCCCCGCCTGGGCCTACATGGACCCCAATGCCTACGTGCCTCTGCGCGTGGGTGTGGCCCAACGCCCGGAAGAGAACGTGCCAAGGTACTTTGCCATCATCGGCAACTACCCGAACCCGTTCAACCCCTCAACGGTGATTCGTTACGCCTTGCCGGAGGACGGCGTGGTGACCCTAAAGGTCTTTGACGTCCTCGGCCGCAATGTGGCGACAATGCCGTTGGGTCTGCAGACGGCGGGCATCAAAGAAGTCTCGTTTGATGCAACCGGGTTGAGCTCTGGGATGTACCTGTACCAGCTGCAGCTCGCCTCGCGGAGCGGACACGTCTCCGTTACCCGTACGGGCAAGATGTTAGCTGTCAAGTGA
- a CDS encoding LacI family transcriptional regulator, giving the protein MSNRPTIRTVAARAGVSPATVSRVLNDSAPVSDETRERVLRAARELDFTPNLIARALTVKKTFLLGVILPDLSGEFFTQLLRGIDEVAYGKGYHILVSCSHSHRNEIHTLAKLMSEGRVDGLIVMEPLLGTKALSSLARFRMPVVVLNFPWNGGMVQSILVDNQRGAYLATKHLLDHGYQPLAMIRGPAGNFDAEKREQGYRDALRERGMDPEAEGGAYLVRGDFDRRSGYLAMSMLLGLAKRPRAVFAANDEMAIGAYGAIRDHGLSVPDDVAIAGFDDIDVASCIRPPLTTVHVPITELGSKAADHLIRAIESKDETQPTQNTVLPTGLVIRESCGCIGHRSEQS; this is encoded by the coding sequence ATGAGCAACCGGCCAACCATCAGGACTGTTGCCGCACGAGCCGGGGTTTCTCCTGCCACCGTCTCACGGGTACTCAATGACAGCGCGCCGGTGAGCGACGAGACCCGCGAGCGAGTGCTTAGGGCTGCCCGTGAGCTGGACTTTACCCCGAACCTCATCGCGCGTGCCCTCACCGTAAAGAAGACCTTCCTTCTGGGTGTTATCCTCCCCGACCTATCTGGTGAATTCTTCACTCAACTTTTGCGGGGCATCGATGAGGTCGCCTATGGCAAGGGCTACCATATCCTCGTCTCCTGTTCCCACAGCCACCGCAATGAGATCCACACCTTGGCCAAGTTGATGAGCGAAGGGCGGGTTGATGGCCTTATCGTCATGGAACCGCTGCTGGGCACCAAGGCGCTGTCGTCGCTTGCGCGCTTTCGCATGCCAGTGGTGGTGCTCAACTTCCCGTGGAATGGCGGCATGGTGCAAAGCATCCTGGTTGATAACCAGCGCGGGGCTTACTTGGCGACCAAACACCTGCTGGACCATGGCTACCAGCCCTTGGCCATGATTCGTGGCCCGGCCGGCAACTTCGACGCAGAAAAGCGCGAGCAGGGGTACCGGGACGCCTTGCGGGAACGTGGCATGGACCCCGAGGCGGAGGGTGGCGCGTATCTGGTCCGGGGCGATTTCGACCGTCGTTCTGGCTATTTGGCGATGAGCATGTTGTTGGGTTTGGCCAAGCGGCCGCGCGCGGTCTTTGCCGCCAATGACGAGATGGCCATCGGCGCCTATGGTGCCATCCGTGACCACGGGCTGAGCGTTCCCGATGATGTGGCCATCGCAGGATTCGACGACATCGATGTGGCCTCCTGCATCCGTCCACCACTGACCACTGTCCACGTGCCGATCACCGAACTCGGTTCCAAAGCAGCCGACCACCTGATTCGTGCAATCGAGAGCAAGGATGAAACGCAACCGACTCAGAACACGGTTCTCCCCACCGGTTTGGTGATTCGCGAATCTTGCGGTTGCATTGGGCACCGCAGTGAACAGAGCTGA